One window of the Daphnia pulex isolate KAP4 chromosome 8, ASM2113471v1 genome contains the following:
- the LOC124200210 gene encoding zinc transporter ZIP1-like isoform X1: MLLVSKICSAVLLAVFRLFAGLLPLKVHRKLEKWSRRGEGQNGSRRRDRVEMFLSMFLCFGAGLLLSTCFVHMVPEVRVSFVQASKVGNWPILEQFPFAEIVICIGFFAVYLLEELGEKLIKHDPPEETGHEMVPAKSQSLLGLDGGRRSSIHHSHGDHAHSHGPALSAEEQKSVTAAIRGFLLVAALSFHSIFEGMAIGLQPTQSDVWFLFTAVIVHELAIMFCIGMEMLASKLRVLLYVIYMVELGLITSVGVGVGILVTEYVHDPSATHLLVIAILQGIATGTLLYVTFLEVLERERHKPGNGLVKLAAIAIGFFLLTTMETFTGQHETTTSTTPYPPVDYVAMNQSSVEPFEETTLDLPDILNATLAFLNVTLA, encoded by the exons ATGCTGCTGGTTAGTAAAATATGCTCAGCCGTCCTTCTGGCTGTATTCAGACTTTTTGCTGGACTGCTACCACTAAAAGTCCACCGAAAACTGGAGAAGTGGAGTCGCCGCGGTGAAGGGCAAAATGGAAGTCGACGAAGGGATCGCGTAGAAATGTTTCTGTCCATGTTCCTTTGCTTTGGTGCTGGACTGCTCTTATCCACCTGCTTCGTTCACATGGTCCCAGAG GTAAGGGTGTCGTTCGTTCAGGCATCAAAGGTTGGTAATTGGCCAATATTGGAACAATTTCCTTTTGCCGAAATTGTCATCTGCATAGGTTTCTTTGCGGTTTATCTACTAGAAGAGCTAGGGGAAAAACTGATCAAACATGATCCACCTGAAGAAACGGGCCATGAAATGGTCCCAGCCAAATCTCAGTCGTTACTCGGCCTGGATGGCGGTAGAAGAAGTAGCATTCATCACAGTCACGGAGACCATGCTCATTCACATGGACCGGCATTATCCGCCGAAGAGCAGAAATCCGTCACTGCGGCGATCCGCGGATTCCTGCTAGTAGCCGCCCTGtcatttcattcgatttttGAAGGAATGGCCATCGGTTTACAACCAACCCAGAGCGACGTCTGGTTTCTTTTCACTGCCGTCATCGTTCACGAACTTGCCATCATGTTCTGCATCGGGATGGAGATGCTGGCGTCTAAACTCCGCGTTCTCCTCTACGTCATTTACATGGTAGAGTTGGGATTAATCACTTCGGTGGGTGTTGGCGTCGGGATTCTCGTCACAGAGTACGTCCACGATCCTTCGGCTACCCATTTGCTAGTAATCGCCATTCTGCAAGGTATTGCTACTGGAACTCTTCTCTACGTAACGTTCCTTGAAGTGCTGGAACGTGAACGCCATAAACCAGGAAACGGACTTGTTAAGTTAGCAGCCATCGCCATCGGATTTTTCCTACTTACTACCATGGAAACGTTTA CTGGACAACATGAGACTACTACGAGCACCACGCCATATCCTCCAGTTGATTACGTTGCAATGAATCAGTCGTCTGTCGAACCGTTTGAAGAAACAACGTTGGATCTACCAGATATTCTTAACGCCACTTTAGCTTTTCTTAATGTTACGCTAGCTTAG
- the LOC124200210 gene encoding EEF1A lysine methyltransferase 2-like isoform X3, whose amino-acid sequence MESDKSDEESDNDVPSSILGTKNFWDQQYITELENFKDHGDIGEIWFGKRIMDTIVKWVADKFEKNMSILDLGCGNGVLLIQLAQKGFHNLVGVDYSESAVVLARAIADSRQAKIYYKTMDVLSDDLADPQDHMKYDLLLDKGTFDAISLMEDFGSAIRERYLKTTCSLLKENGLFLITTCNWTSEEIVHHMATHYSRTEVLPTPSLQFGVVSGENAAG is encoded by the exons ATGGAATCAGACAAATCAGATGAAGAAAGTGATAATGATGTCCCATCATCAATACTTGGAACCAAGAATTT tTGGGACCAGCAGTACATAACAGAGCTTGAAAACTTCAAAGATCATGGGGATATCG GAGAAATATGGtttggaaaaagaatcatGGATACAATTGTAAAATGGGTTGCAGACAAgttcgaaaaaaatatgagCATTCTAGATCTTGGCTGTGGTAATGGTGTACTTCTTATTCAATTG GCTCAAAAAGGATTCCATAATCTCGTTGGGGTCGATTACTCGGAATCGGCTGTCGTCTTAGCCAGAGCCATTGCAGACAGTCGtcaagcaaaaatttattataag ACCATGGATGTGCTTAGCGATGATTTGGCTGATCCTCAGGACCACATGAAATATGATTTACTGCTGGATAAAGGGACGTTTGATGCCATTTCACTGATGGAAGACTTCGGCTCAGCGATCCGTGAGCGCTACCTCAAAACTACATGCAGTCTGTTAAAGGAAAACGGACTCTTTCTCATAACTACTTGCAATTGGACGAGCGAGGAGATTGTGCATCACATGGCAACAC ACTATAGTCGCACGGAAGTTCTACCAACTCCTTCACTGCAGTTTGGAG ttGTCTCAGGTGAAAATGCTGCTGGTTAG
- the LOC124200210 gene encoding EEF1A lysine methyltransferase 2-like isoform X2 produces MESDKSDEESDNDVPSSILGTKNFWDQQYITELENFKDHGDIGEIWFGKRIMDTIVKWVADKFEKNMSILDLGCGNGVLLIQLAQKGFHNLVGVDYSESAVVLARAIADSRQAKIYYKTMDVLSDDLADPQDHMKYDLLLDKGTFDAISLMEDFGSAIRERYLKTTCSLLKENGLFLITTCNWTSEEIVHHMATHYSRTEVLPTPSLQFGGTQGNKVSVVVFRKKV; encoded by the exons ATGGAATCAGACAAATCAGATGAAGAAAGTGATAATGATGTCCCATCATCAATACTTGGAACCAAGAATTT tTGGGACCAGCAGTACATAACAGAGCTTGAAAACTTCAAAGATCATGGGGATATCG GAGAAATATGGtttggaaaaagaatcatGGATACAATTGTAAAATGGGTTGCAGACAAgttcgaaaaaaatatgagCATTCTAGATCTTGGCTGTGGTAATGGTGTACTTCTTATTCAATTG GCTCAAAAAGGATTCCATAATCTCGTTGGGGTCGATTACTCGGAATCGGCTGTCGTCTTAGCCAGAGCCATTGCAGACAGTCGtcaagcaaaaatttattataag ACCATGGATGTGCTTAGCGATGATTTGGCTGATCCTCAGGACCACATGAAATATGATTTACTGCTGGATAAAGGGACGTTTGATGCCATTTCACTGATGGAAGACTTCGGCTCAGCGATCCGTGAGCGCTACCTCAAAACTACATGCAGTCTGTTAAAGGAAAACGGACTCTTTCTCATAACTACTTGCAATTGGACGAGCGAGGAGATTGTGCATCACATGGCAACAC ACTATAGTCGCACGGAAGTTCTACCAACTCCTTCACTGCAGTTTGGAGGTACGCAAGGTAACAAGGTTAGCGTTGTCGTCTTCCGAAAGAAGGTTTAA
- the LOC124200208 gene encoding coiled-coil domain-containing protein 12-like, translating into MEDEKLATGEEAANLENEALKRKKRIEALRQLKEQQTRQSSTEAQQQSLPRPVFRSYRPLDEELKKSSVPLAEPEEVDHIITKELGKAADPPVLEEIDLVNLAPRKPDWDLKRDVAKKLAKLEKRTQRAIAVLIRERLIETKQDDLAAAVNALN; encoded by the exons ATGGAAGATGAAAAGTTGGCGACTGGAGAGGAGGCGGCGAATTTGGAGAACGAGGCCTTGAAACGCAAGAAACGAATCGAAGCATTGAGGCAACTCAAGGAGCAGCAGACGAGGCAATCGAGCACCGAGGCTCAGCAACAGTCGCTACCCAG ACCCGTGTTCCGAAGTTACCGGCCACTCGACGAGGAGCTGAAAAAGTCCAGCGTTCCCCTGGCCGAACCTGAAGAAGTTGACCACATCATCACCAAAGAGTTGGGCAAAGCCGCAGATCCACCTGTCCTGGAAGAAATC GATCTGGTTAACCTGGCTCCAAGGAAGCCTGACTGGGACCTGAAGCGCGACGTAGCCAAAAAGCTGGCCAAACTGGAGAAGCGTACCCAAAGGGCCATTGCCGTCCTCATCCGAGAAAGGCTAATAGAGACAAAACAAGACGACCTGGCCGCAGCCGTGAATGCCCTCAACTga